One part of the Andrena cerasifolii isolate SP2316 chromosome 4, iyAndCera1_principal, whole genome shotgun sequence genome encodes these proteins:
- the LOC143368194 gene encoding putative Rho GTPase-activating protein CG5521 isoform X4 translates to MFSKKLHVDVKKSTLKIQDVKKDSATRFKHLKIVLENVDTDEAKGFFEGNFSHVYFILYDCFVSAEANLRQRELSFHIVHKAHREELEQVLQLLEKVLTLLPELLNRRWQCHSLARILQKLLHPGNSWKLRRQAIRYFILWYQALGENAPEHIHQMFASLVPGFPPQLPSPYKSDRRIEGRRDKLARVIGCDDKDKKEFYDTQLSQSTFHDNGSSQCPVAPVDSGPILPPQSGEKPLDNETVRFLEALLEFMVTQVVKIEWRDKSSRQHKTFQFLLERFKASYLRHICPEFDDNFSLYKPKLELPTMRKPTNQSQDNYVSCKVALIKWVANFTHIARKDGLFAHLSHSTTPNEENADSELRRVSVTQNSTDSSLLSPESIVSQQENLNLEDNTVSAVTLVREVLYSNRDNVNFVHELYRQAFLLDFNHAGAIRKAIAVYKDWIQMNELPPFMLEPLDSHKDRDLDDNSKKDVNDIDRSPSENYRQTRLRNDSYLGAIHRENLFIRAGLQNVLQVFITQASNVFFLENSGPNASPTLLEEQTDSCKRVLNVYRYVVMHSRLEPGTWEQLLRVLLQITSLVLNEKSTRRKAQESIGGKLAPAIFQTLIVTWIKANLNVVISTQLWDQFLDVLMSLTQWEELIREWAKTLDTLTRVLARHVYNLDLNDLPLDRLSEQKTKRRRGVGSRAASTGSVQPPRKGSVDQDNHTVSKENVTDHPMRDSRKVRPLPRSASDNTIYNGKARTKLQRNRTHTVHSGIPVLPLSIEQDMARLLSGGPSTSSGATKKMLPNRRAKSLDSVIIVDSEPPSPRCPSPTPSSGVDSNKDSPIQIENIDGSSIDTNDASERRSVMAGGGVRGWLPDVAVVLWRRMLSALGDVNNIQDPTLHGQVMDYLVQLTQTLIKIRLNQGVSGDNQATPLPPELIPPLTVIAPWCFKAIQLPDKYEVGKLAAYRLICLLTVQPQDINLPKQHLTLFYRAVHNGIVSNDNKVLHVLVKYTGPRLFSLNLPGSSLLILDYIHSANVILSSQDVEAPRTEAVSIIGSLLSLPATTIKLPVLQPTAADIVTRTCPDAKEHIITILLRSCRREPTGIARCVALSSIAMFAYKELCYKNQHPRIPEAITVLLLALRASHATVAQVACDSLLLLCDKADTLLELYPNVPSKIIQVLSETLGHMTTRERRGPLTVSMIFCLGEWAMHLGPDVLLRIFQGKPLLMTLFTVLDNIVQDKVGKYSSQSWKSHEDEDDDFDPDITLDNLADESCTKSPRRGNVQSVQLAAKMVMMHLINHLGHFPMGIGAARLSSLVVELDDVPGIDGDELSSAVFHAPNIQLLMLSNSVIMSLVELAALDAPGGGVTAGLTTAPSLVRVLLRDLAGKASWDSSILYSQPSIDEDAPIAFTKHVEWKTKLLGQDLSSVSTQTCTPRHTIRHREPHILPTFANGASDMDNLDDLLQYIGHTSPEVLTNPEIALNAPANPPQGHYLESETIATILSQRNAEQEHNNNWSQHISMCASAISPPSCRPPPAPFHHCRLLFSHLGLSGWEQRRKLHLLSKNEKLLRELRNLDSQRSRETHKIAVIYVSQGQEDKNSILSNVTASKEYENFVARLAWEVELESHTGFLGGLVPGKASGVTAPYFATSFTEILFHVATRMPSDSPESLLQKTRHLGNDEIHIVWSEHWRDYRRDIIPTEFCDVLIVIYPLHNKLYRIQISRKPEIPFFGPLFDECIVEDKVLPGLVRTTALAASRAKRSTLTLYQHYYEERARSIDTVMRNHKEATTFEEFTANVYSPVLPPSPFSGASSVSGSTTSVQSTASSNLAAALIDSHHGRSGLRSSSAASSDNRANRVSDGSRVWFSNDTPESTALHGISPRPVKKMSFKTGPKQKANTQPTPPDSPRYK, encoded by the exons ATGTTCAGCAAAAAGCTTCACGTAGACGTCAAAAAGTCAACACTCAAGATCCAGGATGTTAAGAAGGACAGCGCGACTCGGTTCAAGCACCTCAAGATCGTACTAG AAAATGTGGACACTGACGAGGCGAAGGGGTTTTTCGAAGGCAACTTCAGTCATGTGTATTTCATTCTGTACGATTGTTTCGTGTCGGCTGAAGCGAATCTGCGGCAGCGAG AACTTTCCTTCCACATTG TGCATAAAGCACACAGGGAGGAGTTGGAGCAGGTGTTGCAGCTCTTAGAGAAAGTTCTGACACTTCTCCCtgagcttctcaatagaagatGGCAATGTCATAGTCTGGCGAGGATTCTGCAGAAACTTTTACATCCTGGCAATAGCTGGAAACTTCGTAGGCAGGCCATAAG GTATTTCATTCTGTGGTACCAAGCTCTTGGTGAAAATGCACCCGAACATATACATCAGATGTTCGCGAGTTTGGTCCCGGGGTTTCCACCCCAACTACCATCTCCATACAAATCCGACCGCAGAATAGAAGGAAGGAGGGATAAGCTTGCGAGAGTAATTGGTTGTGATGATAAAGATAAGAAGGAATTTTATGATACGCAATTGTCACAAAGTACTTTTCATGACAATGGTTCGAGTCAGTGCCCTGTCGCTCCAGTCGACAGCGGACCCATTCTACCCCCGCAGAGTGGGGAGAAGCCTCTTGATAATGAGACTGTTCGATTTTTAGAAGCATTACTTGAATTTATGGTTACTCAG GTTGTAAAGATAGAGTGGCGAGATAAATCTTCACGACAGCACaagacttttcaatttttattagaaCGTTTTAAGGCTTCGTACCTTCGTCATATTTGCCCGGAGTTCGACGATAATTTCTCCTTGTATAAACCTAAATTAGAATTGCCTACGATGCGtaaaccaacgaatcaaagtcagGATAATTATGTGTCGTGTAAAGTTGCACTGATAAAATGGGTCGCCAATTTTACGCATATCGCCAGGAAGGATGGTCTTTTCGCACACCTTTCGCATAG cACAACTCCAAACGAAGAAAACGCGGATTCAGAGCTTCGCCGTGTTTCAGTTACTCAGAATTCCACCGATTCGTCTTTATTATCCCCCGAATCGATCGTGTCTCAACAAGAGAATCTGAATCTGGAAGATAATACTGTTTCGGCTGTTACTCTTGTTAGAGAAGTTCTCTACAGTAACAGAGACAACGTGAATTTCGTACATGAATTGTACAGACAAGCATTCCTCCTGGACTTTAACCACGCTGGTGCTATAAGGAAGGCCATAGCCGTCTACAAAGATTGGATTCAGATGAAT GAACTTCCACCATTCATGTTGGAACCTTTGGATAGTCACAAGGATAGAGACTTAGATGATAATTCCAAGAAGGATGTAAACGATATCGATAGGAGCCCGTCTGAAAATTATCGTCAGACGAGATTGCGAAATGATTCTTACCTCGGTGCTATACACAgggaaaatttgtttattagGGCGGGACTACAGAATGTTCTACAAGTATTCATCACGCAAGCGTCTAACGTTTTCTTCTTAGAGAATTCAGGACCGAATGCCTCTCCAACGTTACTCGAAGAGCAGACAGACAGCTGCAAAAGAGTCCTGAACGTGTATCGCTACGTTGTTATGCATTCGAGATTAGAGCCAGGCACGTGGGAGCAGTTGCTTAG AGTATTGCTGCAAATAACTTCTCTTGTTCTGAACGAGAAATCTACTCGGCGAAAGGCTCAGGAAAGCATCGGTGGAAAACTGGCGCCTGCTATATTCCAGACATTAATCGTCACGTGGATTAAAGCTAATCTAAACGTTGTCATCTCCACGCAATTATGGGATCAGTTTCTGGACGTGTTGATGTCGTTGACGCAATGGGAGGAATTAATTCGAGAGTGGGCA AAAACATTGGATACTTTAACAAGGGTACTTGCGAGGCACGTGTATAACTTGGATCTGAACGATCTGCCATTGGATAGACTGAGCGAACAGAAAACTAAAAGGCGCCGTGGCGTCGGCAGTCGTGCAGCTTCTACAGGAAGTGTCCAGCCGCCGCGTAAAGGAAGCGTGGATCAAGATAATCATACCGTATCCAAGGAAAACGTTACGG ATCATCCAATGCGAGACTCGAGGAAAGTGCGGCCCCTTCCGCGCAGTGCCAGCGACAACACGATATACAATGGGAAAGCGCGCACGAAGCTTCAGAGAAATCGCACGCATACCGTGCACAGTGGTATCCCTG TACTACCCCTATCGATAGAGCAAGACATGGCCAGGCTATTGTCAGGCGGTCCTTCAACGTCGTCGGGAGCTACCAAGAAAATGTTGCCCAACAGGCGCGCTAAATCCCTGGATAGCGTTATCATAGTGGATAGCGAGCCACCGTCCCCGCGCTGCCCATCCCCGACGCCGAGCAGCGGGGTCGACAGCAACAAAGACAGCCCCATACAGATCGAGAACATTGACGGCAGTAGTATCG ACACTAATGATGCATCGGAAAGGAGGTCTGTCATGGCAGGTGGTGGTGTTCGTGGATGGTTGCCTGACGTTGCTGTTGTATTGTGGCGACGTATGTTGTCAGCGTTAGGGGATGTAAATAACATTCAAGATCCTACCCTTCACGGTCAAGTTATGGATTATCTTGTTCAACTTACGCAAACGCTTATAAAA ATTCGTCTAAATCAAGGCGTATCTGGGGACAATCAAGCGACCCCTTTACCTCCAGAACTTATACCTCCGTTAACAGTCATCGCTCCATGGTGTTTCAAG GCGATACAACTCCCCGATAAGTACGAAGTTGGTAAATTAGCAGCGTACCGTTTGATCTGTCTTTTGACAGTTCAGCCGCAAGATATCAATTTACCGAAGCAACACCTCACGCTATTTTATCGGGCGGTTCACAACGGTATCGTCAGTAATGACAACAAAGTTCTACACGTGCTGGTTAAGTATACTGGACCCAGGTTGTTCAGTCTGAATCTCCCCGGCTCTAGCCTTCTTATCTTAGATTATATACATTCTGCTAATGTAATCTTAAGCAGCCAAGATGTCGAG GCACCGAGGACAGAAGCTGTCTCGATAATTGGATCATTGTTGTCGCTACCTGCAACTACAATTAAATTACCTGTGCTGCAGCCCACTGCGGCAGATATTGTAACTAGGACATGTCCGGACGCAAAG GAACATATAATCACGATTCTTTTAAGGAGTTGTAGGCGCGAACCAACCGGTATTGCAAGATGCGTGGCCCTCTCAAGCATTGCTATGTTCGCGTACAAAGAGCTATGCTACAAGAATCAGCATCCAAGGATCCCAGAAGCTATTACAGTTCTTCTTTTAGCTCTTAGA GCCAGTCACGCTACGGTGGCTCAGGTGGCCTGTGACTCGTTACTGTTGCTGTGTGATAAAGCGGACACCCTGTTAGAGCTGTATCCGAATGTGCCATCTAAGATAATTCAA GTTTTGTCAGAGACACTTGGACACATGACCACCCGAGAGAGACGCGGTCCATTAACAGTATCAATGATATTCTGCTTGGGCGAATGGGCTATGCACCTGGGCCCAGATGTCTTGCTGCGCATATTTCAGGGGAAGCCTCTGTTAATGACTTTATTCACG GTTTTGGATAACATAGTGCAAGATAAAGTGGGTAAATATTCGTCGCAGTCATGGAAGAGccacgaagacgaggacgatgactTTGATCCCGATATTACTTTGGACAACTTGGCTGATGAATCTTGCACTAAGTCGCCTCGTCGGGGCAACGTACAGTCTGTCCAATTAGCGGCAAAAATG GTGATGATGCATTTAATAAATCACTTGGGGCATTTCCCGATGGGTATCGGAGCTGCGCGATTGTCTTCGTTAGTCGTTGAGCTGGACGACGTACCAGGAATCGACGGGGACGAGCTGTCTTCTGCTGTCTTTCATGCGCCAAACATACAACTGCTGATGCTGTCGAACTCTGTGATAATGTCACTGGTTGAGCTGGCGGCATTGGACGCGCCCGGCGGCGGTGTCACGGCTGGATTAACAACAGCTCCGTCATTAGTTAGAGTTCTGTTGCGAGACCTGGCAGGGAAAGCATCCTGGGACAGCTCTATTTTATACAGCCAACCGTCTATCGACGAGGACGCTCCTATAGCATTTACAAAGCATG TCGAATGGAAAACGAAATTACTTGGGCAGGACTTGAGCAGCGTTTCAACTCAAACGTGCACGCCACGGCATACGATCAGGCACCGCGAACCTCACATATTGCCTACGTTTGCAAACGGTGCGAGCGATATGGATAATTTGGATGAT CTCTTACAATACATAGGACATACAAGCCCGGAAGTGTTAACCAATCCAGAGATAGCACTGAATGCTCCCGCTAATCCACCGCAGGGACACTATCTTGAGAGCGAAACCATTGCAACCATCCTCAGTCAGAGGAATGCCGAGCAAGAGCATAACAACAATTGGAGTCAGCATATTAG CATGTGTGCATCAGCAATAAGTCCGCCATCCTGTCGACCGCCTCCAGCGCCATTTCATCACTGCCGTCTTTTGTTCTCGCATCTGGGCTTATCGGGCTGGGAGCAACGTAGAAAGCTGCATTTATTATCGAAAAACGAGAAACTGTTACGGGAACTGCGGAACCTCGACAGCCAACGGTCTAGGGAAACACATAAAATAGCAGTGATCTATGTTAGCCAGGGACAGGAGGATAAGAACTCTATACTGAGCAATGTCACTGCCAGCAAGGAGTACGAGAACTTCGTCGCTAGATTGGCTTGGGAGGTCGAGCTTGAATCGCACACAGGTTTCCTCGGAGGTCTCGTGCCAGGGAAAGCATCCGGCGTCACTGCTCCATATTTTGCCACGTCGTTCACTGAAATCCTTTTTCACGTAGCAACGAGAATGCCTTCCGATAGTCCTGAAAGCTTATTGCAAAAG ACTCGGCATCTTGGCAACGACGAGATCCACATTGTTTGGTCGGAACATTGGAGGGACTATCGCAGGGACATCATTCCGACCGAATTTTGCGATGTCTTAATCGTAATCTACCCGTTACACAATAAACTGTACAGGATTCAGATCTCGCGAAAGCCGGAAATTCCATTTTTCGGTCCCCTGTTTGACGAGTGCATCGTGGAAGACAAAGTTTTGCCAGGATTAGTGAGGACAACAGCACTGGCAGCGAGTAGGGCGAAACGATCTACGCTTACATTGTACCAGCATTA TTACGAGGAGAGAGCGAGGTCCATCGACACTGTTATGCGAAATCACAAAGAAGCTACTACGTTTGAAGAATTCACAGCTAACGTGTACTCTCCTGTGCTACCACCTAGCCCGTTCAGTGGGGCTTCTTCTGTATCTG GATCTACAACAAGCGTGCAATCCACAGCATCGTCAAACCTCGCAGCGGCGCTTATAGATTCGCATCATGGTCGATCTGGTTTGCGGAGCTCATCAGCGGCGAGCAGCGATAACCGCGCGAATAGAG TGTCTGATGGAAGCAGAGTGTGGTTTAGTAATGACACCCCGGAGAGCACTGCGCTCCATGGAATTTCTCCTAGACCTGTAAAGAAGATGTCATTTAAAACTGGACCGAAGCAGAAGGCGAACACTCAACCTACCCCTCCGGACAGTCCGAGATATAAATAA